A stretch of Lathyrus oleraceus cultivar Zhongwan6 chromosome 6, CAAS_Psat_ZW6_1.0, whole genome shotgun sequence DNA encodes these proteins:
- the LOC127095317 gene encoding uncharacterized protein LOC127095317, with protein sequence MVGTNPWRLYFDGSSHKNGTCIGILILSPQDILTKFKCEVDGKCSNNEAEYEALIISLKILRDLGAKKVEIMGDSELVIKETTREYKCIKENLLMYFAMVKHLLKCFKVVSITDVPRLENQEANNLA encoded by the coding sequence ATGGTCGGCACAAACCCTTGGAGATTATACTTCGACGGGTCAAGTCACAAAAATGGAACATGCATTGGGATATTAATATTATCCCCACAAGATATTTTGACGAAGTTTAAATGTGAAGTCGACGGAAAATGTTccaataatgaagcagaatatgaagcccTAATCATTAGCCTCAAAATCTTGAGGGATTTAGGAGCCAAGAAGGTCGAGATAATGGGTGATTCAGAGCTAGTGATCAAAGAAACCACACGAGAATATAAGTGCATTAAAGAAAATCTGCTGATGTATTTCGCAATGGTGAAACACCTATTAAAGTGCTTCAAGGTTGTTAGCATCACAGACGTTCCTAGATTAGAGAATCAAGAAGCTAACAATTTAGCATAA